A portion of the Sulfuricurvum kujiense DSM 16994 genome contains these proteins:
- a CDS encoding alpha/beta fold hydrolase, translated as MAVKSVQYKQHTFSISYEILNPGAHYDIIFLHGWGSHKNLMKHAFGAHLKQFRHIYIDMPGFGNSTCNMSLTTEDYATILESFISMIEVDKMIILGHSFGGKVATLLNPEFLVLVGSAGILVPKPFKIRAKIALFKLLKFTGLSSFRRFFVAPDAQGLSQPMYETFKQVVNEDFTDKFRAYKGKALLCFGAQDTATPMWTAYKISELIPASQVVEFDGDHYFFLEQGQTVSKEIEKIVLKSLKH; from the coding sequence GTGGCGGTTAAGAGCGTTCAATACAAACAGCATACATTTTCGATCAGTTATGAAATACTCAATCCGGGTGCCCATTACGATATTATTTTTCTCCACGGCTGGGGCTCACATAAAAATCTGATGAAGCACGCTTTCGGCGCCCACTTAAAGCAGTTCCGCCATATTTACATCGATATGCCGGGATTCGGAAACAGTACCTGCAATATGAGCCTTACGACCGAAGATTACGCAACGATTCTGGAGTCATTTATTTCCATGATCGAAGTGGATAAAATGATTATTTTAGGCCACTCGTTCGGGGGAAAAGTAGCTACCCTTTTAAATCCCGAATTTTTGGTGTTGGTCGGTTCTGCGGGGATTTTGGTTCCAAAGCCGTTTAAAATCCGTGCTAAAATTGCCTTGTTCAAACTTCTTAAATTTACGGGATTATCCTCTTTTCGCCGCTTTTTTGTCGCTCCGGACGCGCAGGGACTGAGTCAGCCGATGTATGAGACGTTCAAACAGGTCGTTAACGAGGATTTTACCGACAAATTTCGTGCGTACAAAGGGAAAGCTCTTTTGTGCTTCGGGGCTCAGGATACCGCGACACCGATGTGGACCGCGTATAAAATTTCAGAGCTTATTCCTGCATCGCAAGTCGTGGAATTCGACGGAGACCACTATTTCTTTTTAGAACAGGGGCAAACGGTTTCCAAAGAGATTGAAAAAATTGTTTTAAAAAGTTTGAAACACTAA
- a CDS encoding Mur ligase family protein codes for MELTEIAAFFTNILFVMTLGWYLITNLQWYDYRIERVVLRHHKTWWHLIYFLFPFMVYFIIHEYFWIYFYFALLPSVIIWHRKLDKKLVLTWRVKRFLILLFSIAFLLDILLKLKGLGTTYSVFLPIVLTYFGSWGIEKFLFLAYKRQAQGKIASMKDLTIVCVTGSYGKTSMKNFIAQVLGQKFNVYATPRSVNTLGGIIRDVNESLPENTQVYICEAGAREVGDIYAIAQLLHPQIVVVGKVGPQHLEYFKTLERIQRTKLEIIHSNRLKKAFIHTSVTNEPHEKVTFFGDDVRNLKATLEGIDFDLNIEGEERHFHTSVLGGFQTININAAILIASEMGMSSDEIVGAVEKLKSVEHRLERIDAGGKIILDDGYNGNIDGMLEGVRLCSLHPGRKVIVTPGLVESTEELNSELISAINGVFDIAIITGSLNAAQFDKELRVPQKIMLADKSQMVKTLGEVTKAGDIILFANDAPNFI; via the coding sequence ATGGAATTGACAGAAATAGCTGCATTTTTTACGAATATTTTATTTGTTATGACGTTGGGATGGTATTTGATCACCAATTTGCAGTGGTACGATTATCGGATTGAGAGGGTCGTATTACGCCACCATAAAACGTGGTGGCATTTGATCTATTTTTTATTCCCTTTTATGGTCTATTTTATTATCCATGAATACTTTTGGATCTATTTTTATTTTGCGCTTCTCCCCTCGGTGATCATTTGGCACCGCAAACTCGATAAAAAATTGGTTTTGACCTGGCGGGTGAAGAGGTTTTTGATTCTCCTTTTTTCGATTGCTTTTTTATTAGACATTCTCTTAAAACTCAAAGGATTAGGGACGACGTACAGCGTGTTTCTTCCGATAGTTTTAACTTATTTCGGTTCATGGGGGATCGAGAAATTTTTATTTTTGGCGTATAAACGTCAGGCGCAGGGTAAAATCGCCTCGATGAAGGATCTGACGATCGTGTGTGTGACGGGAAGCTACGGCAAAACGTCGATGAAAAACTTTATCGCTCAGGTTTTAGGTCAAAAATTCAATGTATACGCAACGCCGCGCAGCGTCAATACCCTCGGCGGTATTATCCGTGACGTCAACGAATCGCTTCCCGAAAACACGCAGGTGTATATCTGTGAAGCGGGAGCGCGCGAAGTGGGCGATATCTACGCTATCGCACAGCTTCTCCATCCGCAGATCGTCGTCGTGGGCAAAGTGGGGCCGCAGCATCTGGAATATTTTAAAACACTGGAGCGTATCCAGCGCACCAAACTCGAAATCATCCATTCCAATCGTCTGAAAAAAGCGTTTATCCATACGTCGGTTACGAACGAGCCGCATGAGAAGGTCACGTTTTTCGGCGATGATGTCCGTAATCTGAAAGCGACGCTGGAGGGGATCGATTTTGATCTCAATATTGAGGGCGAAGAGCGCCATTTTCACACGTCGGTATTGGGCGGGTTTCAGACGATCAACATCAATGCGGCGATTTTGATCGCGTCAGAGATGGGGATGAGCAGTGATGAGATCGTTGGCGCGGTCGAGAAGCTCAAAAGCGTGGAACACCGGTTGGAGCGGATCGATGCGGGGGGCAAAATCATCCTTGATGACGGCTACAACGGTAATATCGACGGGATGCTGGAAGGGGTACGGCTGTGCTCTCTTCATCCGGGACGCAAGGTGATCGTAACCCCGGGACTCGTCGAGAGTACCGAGGAGCTGAATTCGGAGTTGATCAGTGCTATCAACGGTGTATTCGACATTGCAATTATTACCGGTTCTTTGAATGCCGCACAGTTTGACAAGGAGCTAAGAGTTCCGCAGAAAATTATGCTGGCCGATAAATCGCAGATGGTTAAAACTCTTGGAGAGGTGACGAAAGCGGGAGATATTATCCTCTTTGCTAACGACGCGCCGAATTTTATCTGA
- a CDS encoding iron-sulfur cluster assembly scaffold protein yields MENNLNQEIIEHLMHPRNYGPLENPTGVGVGHSEKSGEFVIFYVKSKNDILESVGYATNGCHDTVVLGSMFTEMIKGESHEYAQMASQNLQDKVALGPLKQQACAQMVLSAFEAALINEAHRAEGAEEDLHAIEIDMECEVEE; encoded by the coding sequence ATGGAAAACAATCTAAACCAAGAGATCATTGAGCATCTCATGCACCCTCGTAACTACGGTCCTCTCGAAAACCCAACAGGCGTGGGTGTCGGGCATAGTGAAAAAAGCGGAGAATTCGTCATTTTTTACGTTAAAAGTAAGAATGATATCCTGGAATCCGTCGGGTATGCCACCAACGGCTGTCACGATACGGTCGTACTGGGATCGATGTTTACCGAAATGATAAAGGGCGAATCGCATGAGTATGCCCAAATGGCATCTCAAAACTTACAAGATAAAGTTGCACTGGGACCGCTAAAACAGCAAGCATGCGCGCAAATGGTTCTTAGTGCTTTCGAAGCGGCTTTGATCAATGAAGCCCATAGAGCCGAAGGGGCGGAAGAAGACCTTCATGCGATTGAAATCGATATGGAATGTGAGGTGGAAGAATGA
- a CDS encoding D-alanine--D-alanine ligase codes for MKLAILFGGASYEHEISIVSAITVKEKLSRYELSFIFCDQDHKFYLIDGTKMKAVTFSRGEHRKMPQIFLANGGFEQRGLFGSKKHDMPILNLIHGGDGEDGSIASLLDFFHIPFIGPRKEASMLSFDKHYTKWLANSLGIKTLPYEILHKEDKRAVKTAYPFIIKPARLGSSIGVSIVREERELDYALDVAFEFDSVVLIEPFIAGVKEYNLAGFSARGEMNYSIVEEPQKAEFLDFEKKYLDFSRSGNVAEASVSDTLVQQLRDAFKTIYLPLFEGALIRCDFFEIEGEVYLNEINPIPGSMANYLFDDFGDAIQKLLGSLPDKKMIRVKYDYIHSISQAKGK; via the coding sequence TTGAAATTAGCCATTTTATTCGGCGGAGCCAGTTACGAACACGAAATCAGCATTGTCAGCGCTATCACCGTCAAAGAGAAACTGAGCCGATATGAGCTCAGTTTTATTTTTTGCGATCAGGACCATAAATTTTATCTGATCGACGGTACCAAAATGAAAGCGGTCACCTTTTCACGCGGAGAGCATCGTAAAATGCCCCAAATTTTTCTGGCCAACGGCGGCTTTGAACAGCGCGGATTATTCGGCAGTAAAAAACATGATATGCCGATACTCAATCTGATCCACGGCGGAGACGGAGAAGACGGTTCTATCGCGTCGCTTTTGGATTTTTTCCATATCCCTTTCATCGGTCCGCGCAAAGAGGCATCGATGCTCAGCTTTGATAAGCACTACACCAAGTGGCTGGCCAATTCGCTCGGCATCAAAACATTGCCGTATGAGATCTTGCATAAAGAGGACAAAAGAGCTGTAAAAACAGCCTATCCGTTTATCATCAAGCCTGCCCGTTTGGGAAGCTCTATCGGGGTCAGTATCGTCCGCGAAGAGCGCGAGCTTGATTATGCTTTGGATGTGGCATTCGAATTTGACAGCGTTGTGCTGATCGAGCCGTTCATAGCGGGGGTCAAAGAGTATAATTTAGCCGGTTTCAGCGCCCGCGGCGAGATGAATTATTCGATTGTGGAAGAGCCTCAAAAAGCGGAATTTCTCGATTTTGAGAAAAAATATCTCGATTTCTCCCGCTCGGGAAACGTCGCCGAAGCTTCCGTGAGCGACACATTGGTTCAGCAGCTGCGCGATGCGTTCAAGACGATCTACCTGCCGTTATTCGAGGGGGCGCTGATCCGCTGCGATTTCTTCGAGATCGAGGGTGAAGTGTACCTCAATGAGATAAACCCTATTCCCGGATCGATGGCCAACTATCTTTTCGACGATTTCGGCGATGCTATCCAAAAACTGCTCGGCTCGTTGCCGGATAAAAAAATGATTCGCGTCAAATATGACTACATCCACTCTATCTCCCAAGCCAAAGGGAAATAA
- the ruvA gene encoding Holliday junction branch migration protein RuvA, protein MIIGLDGIIEYKEPSSVHLNVNGVIYEVFISLHTYSSIGSEKVKLHTHHVIREDAQQLYGFEQKSEKILFEGMLKINGIGPKAALAICSTFTPEQFAGIISSKDINALKKVPGIGPKSAGRIMVELAGFDAVLLGSGITATTATTEASMALEALGFKKEQIGKALSASGATDTAALVKDALKQLQKL, encoded by the coding sequence ATGATTATAGGATTAGATGGGATTATAGAGTATAAAGAGCCGTCGTCGGTTCATTTGAATGTCAACGGCGTGATTTACGAGGTGTTTATTTCGTTGCACACCTACAGCAGCATCGGCTCCGAGAAGGTTAAGCTGCACACGCATCATGTGATTCGCGAGGATGCCCAACAGCTTTACGGATTTGAACAAAAAAGCGAAAAAATTCTCTTTGAGGGGATGCTGAAAATCAACGGAATAGGGCCGAAAGCCGCCCTTGCTATCTGCAGCACCTTTACGCCGGAGCAGTTTGCGGGTATTATTTCATCTAAAGATATCAATGCGCTCAAAAAAGTTCCGGGGATCGGACCTAAAAGTGCCGGTCGTATTATGGTCGAACTGGCCGGGTTCGATGCCGTGCTGCTAGGTTCGGGAATAACCGCTACAACGGCTACGACGGAAGCATCGATGGCGTTAGAAGCGCTCGGATTTAAAAAAGAGCAGATCGGCAAAGCGCTCAGTGCTTCAGGTGCAACCGATACGGCGGCATTGGTGAAAGACGCATTGAAACAACTTCAAAAACTCTAA
- a CDS encoding HIT family protein, translating to MENVLYAPWRTEYVSGEKEEGCVFCNISEHPQSDETLHVLYRDEHCFIVMNRYPYTPGHFMIIPHRHTDALEALEPKTWLYMSALAQKGVRLLKEGFGAHGVNIGMNLGRAGGAGIAEHIHLHLVPRWERDTNFITSIAQTRVYSTDFEVIYSRLKEKSYYFTLETV from the coding sequence ATGGAAAATGTACTCTATGCGCCGTGGCGAACCGAATATGTAAGCGGTGAGAAAGAAGAGGGGTGTGTGTTTTGCAATATCAGCGAACATCCGCAATCAGATGAGACGCTCCATGTTCTTTATCGGGATGAACATTGTTTTATCGTCATGAACCGTTATCCCTATACGCCGGGCCATTTTATGATTATTCCGCATCGCCATACCGATGCTCTTGAAGCGCTAGAACCTAAAACGTGGCTTTATATGAGCGCTTTGGCTCAGAAGGGAGTACGTCTTTTGAAAGAGGGCTTCGGAGCGCACGGTGTCAACATCGGAATGAATCTCGGACGTGCCGGAGGGGCAGGGATTGCCGAACATATCCATCTGCATTTGGTACCGAGATGGGAGCGAGATACCAATTTTATTACCTCAATCGCTCAAACTCGCGTATATTCGACCGATTTTGAGGTAATATATAGTCGGTTAAAAGAAAAAAGCTATTATTTCACTTTAGAAACAGTTTAA